In Heterodontus francisci isolate sHetFra1 chromosome 46, sHetFra1.hap1, whole genome shotgun sequence, a single window of DNA contains:
- the LOC137356852 gene encoding probable G-protein coupled receptor 139 codes for MSVETYPLYKIRTHSNRSAQSAWHNFEFPDPHPSLLLTEMGYPTIHQIENSYYPILAAVGVPVNLVAIVILSRGKCGLSKCISCYLVGMAVADLLVVISDPILGWIVWIYFRDSFLRITPLCCLINFLVFAATMVSVWLTVAFTFDRFVAICCEKLKTKYCTKKTAAVVVVTVSVLSCFESVPWFFTYEPRYIIDNVPWECVTKPSFHTSPAWSSFELFNRILTPCVPFILILLLNIMTVRRILLTSRVRKGLRGRSNEENHKDPEMENRMKSIILLFSISGSFILLWVTQVVYTIYRRITDIRSYSSFTDPHLITERTARMLQLLSSCTNTCIYTVTQSKFREELKKAVKYPLNLIVKLVTA; via the exons atgtcagtggagacctatCCCCTGTATAAAATCAGGACTCATTCGAatagatcagctcagagtgcctggcacAACTTTGAGTTCCCTGACCCACATCCGtcactgcttctcacagaaatgggatatcctacAATCCATCAGATAGAAAACAGTTACTATCCtattcttgcagctgttggagttcctg ttaacttggtggccattgtgatcctgtcccgaggaaagtgcggtctctccaagtgTATCTCttgctacctggtgggaatggcagttgcCGATCTGCTGGTCGTTATCTCCGATCCCATATTGGGATGGATTGTTTGGATTTATTTccgagattcattcctgagaattactcccttGTGTTGTCTCATTAACTTCCTCGTTTTTGCAGCCACgatggtttctgtctggctcacagtcgctttcacctttgatcgatttgtggccatttgttgtgagaagctgaaaacaaaatattgcaccaagaaaacagcggctgtggttgtagtaacagtgagtgtgctgagctgcttTGAGTCTGTCCCCTGGTTTTTTACATATGAACCGcgatatataattgataatgttccctgggagtgtgtcactaAGCCAAGCTTCCACACTTCCCCGGCCTGGAGCTCATTTGAACTGTTTAACcgaattttaaccccttgtgttccgttcattctgattttgctgctcaatattatgacggtcagacggattttattgacCAGTAGAGTCCGCAAGGGGCTCCGGGGTCGCAGCAAtgaagagaatcacaaggacccagagatggaaaaccgaatgaaatccatcattttactcttcagtatatctggcagttttatattgttatgggtgacCCAGGTCGTGTATACTATTTACCGACGAATTACAGATATCCGGTCTTATTCGTCCTTCACTGACCCTCACCTTATCACAGAACGCACGGCAAGGATGCTGCAGctgctcagttcctgcaccaacacatgtatttacactgtgacccagagtaaattcagagaggagctgaagaaggcggtgaaataccctctcaatctcattgttaaattagttacaGCATAG